One window from the genome of Elaeis guineensis isolate ETL-2024a chromosome 5, EG11, whole genome shotgun sequence encodes:
- the LOC105046116 gene encoding protein DETOXIFICATION 21, with product MTSDLNAKLLAGEKKSELLAAAEEEEEEDKLSRTLWVENKKLWVVAGPSIFTRFSTFGVTVISQAFIGHIGATELAAYALVSTVLMRFANGILLGMASALETLCGQSYGARQYHMLGIYLQRSWVILFMCSLIMLPIFVFTTPLLKLLGQEESIAEMAGTISLWFIPVMFSFVLAFTLQMYLQAQSKNIIITYLAVITLALHGFLSWFMTIKLDLGLPGVMGSMILAMWVPVLGELAFVFLGGCPETWTGFSYAAFNDLGAIIKLSLSSGVMLCLELWYNTVLVLLTGYMKNAEVALDALSICLNINGWEMMISVGFLSAAGVRVANELGAGSAKRAKFSIVNVVFTSLTIGSVLFVLFLVFRGRLAYIFTESDAVARAVDDLSVLLAFSILLNSVQPVLSGVAIGAGWQSVVAYVNITCYYVVGIPLGIVLGYVLNFHVKGIWMGMLIGTAVQTLVLVGVTAKTDWEKQVAVARQRLNKWYMEAERSSNGSTEAA from the exons atgacgaGCGATTTAAACGCGAAGCTCCTCGCCGGCGAGAAGAAGAGTGAGTTGTtggcggcggcggaggaggaggaggaggaggataagTTAAGTAGAACGCTGTGGGTGGAGAACAAGAAGCTGTGGGTGGTGGCGGGGCCGTCCATCTTCACGCGCTTCTCGACGTTCGGCGTGACGGTCATCAGCCAGGCGTTCATCGGCCACATCGGCGCCACCGAACTCGCCGCCTACGCCCTCGTCTCCACCGTCCTCATGCGCTTCGCCAACGGCATCCTG CTGGGCATGGCAAGTGCATTGGAAACTCTTTGTGGGCAATCTTATGGTGCAAGACAATACCACATGCTGGGCATCTATCTTCAAAGGTCTTGGGTCATCTTGTTCATGTGCAGCTTAATAATGCTTCCAATCTTTGTCTTCACAACTCCACTCCTCAAGCTACTtggccaagaggagtccattgcagAAATGGCCGGCACCATCTCACTATGGTTCATCCCGGTCATGTTCTCCTTCGTATTGGCATTCACACTCCAAATGTATCTCCAAGCTCAGAGCAAGAACATCATCATCACATACTTGGCAGTCATAACACTTGCTCTCCATGGCTTTCTCTCATGGTTCATGACCATAAAGCTTGACCTGGGGCTTCCTGGAGTGATGGGCTCCATGATCTTGGCAATGTGGGTCCCTGTATTGGGTGAGCTGGCTTTCGTGTTCTTGGGGGGGTGTCCTGAGACTTGGACAGGGTTCTCATATGCTGCTTTTAATGATCTGGGGGCAATTATCAAGCTTTCTCTATCATCCGGCGTCATGTTATG TCTGGAGCTATGGTACAACACTGTCTTGGTTCTTCTAACAGGATACATGAAGAACGCAGAAGTTGCCCTGGATGCTCTCTCCATCTG CCTCAATATTAATGGATGGGAGATGATGATTTCTGTCGGCTTCTTGTCTGCAGCAGG agttcgAGTGGCGAATGAACTTGGAGCAGGGAGTGCAAAAAGGGCAAAGTTCTCGATCGTCAATGTAGTGTTTACATCTTTGACCATTGGATCTGTTCTATTCGTGCTGTTTCTGGTGTTCCGCGGCAGACTTGCTTACATATTTACCGAGAGTGATGCAGTGGCCAGAGCAGTTGATGACCTCTCTGTGCTATTGGCTTTCTCCATACTGCTGAACAGTGTTCAACCAGTGCTTTCAG GGGTTGCCATTGGTGCTGGTTGGCAGAGTGTTGTTGCTTACGTAAACATAACATGCTACTACGTGGTCGGCATTCCTCTAGGAATTGTGCTTGGTTATGTGCTTAATTTTCATGTGAAG GGGATTTGGATGGGAATGCTAATTGGTACAGCTGTTCAAACTCTGGTACTTGTGGGCGTTACTGCGAAAACAGACTGGGAAAAGCAG GTAGCTGTGGCTCGACAGCGCTTGAACAAGTGGTATATGGAAGCAGAAAGGAGTTCAAATGGCTCTACGGAAGCTGCTTag